Part of the Pedobacter roseus genome is shown below.
GTTTCATTATTATTGGATTTCAAAATTTTATAGTTTAACTTAGTTATAAATAACATCCCTATTTCTTATAGTAAATTTTAATTTATTAATATGAAATACGGAGATTTAACCGGGCGAATTATTGGCTGTGCAATGAGAGTCCATTCTTATTTAGGTTCGGGTTTTCAGGAAAAGATCTATCAAAGGGCTTTGGGTATTGAAATGGGAATTGACAAATTAACCTATAAGGAAGAAATGACAATGACCATTTTTTATCGGGATATAAAAATCGGTTTTAGAAGAGTAGATTTTTTTGTCGAAAACGAAATCATGGTCGAATTAAAAGCTGTATCCGAACTAAATGATGCCCACCTCGCACAAGCCATCAATTACCTCGAAGCTTATAAACTACCGGTAGGATTATTGATTAATTTTGGAAGTCGGAGCTTGACTTTCAAGAGAGTTTACAATACAAAGCACCCGGATAACAAGAGCTAGGATTGGTATGATTTAAGGATGATAAGATCAAATGTTTTAAAAGGCAATATTATGAACCCTGATCTTGAAATCCTATCATCTTAAAAATCCTGGCTAAGCGCAGTCATGATTTCGCCGTACAATAGTCCACTACCCCCACCATAATGCTGAATAATTTTTAAGTCTGGTTTAAGCCCGGTCAGTTTTGCCCTTAGCACTTCCTCACATGCTGCATCAATGCCGTTTCCCAGCAATACCAAATCAATTTCCTGATTTTGGCAAATCTCAATAGCTTCATCATCCGTGCATACACAGATTCCTTTCCATTCTGGTCTGGCATTTAACAGGCGGTTCATTACAACGGTAATTTCAGTATCCCTGCCGATATAAAGTATGTTGGTTTGCATAATTTTTAAATAAATAAAACCCCGAGGTTTTAAAACCTTCGGGGTTTGGTTAAATTATTCTAGTTCAACTCCATTGGAATATCCATTAATAAAACTTCTGCTCCTGCAGTATTGGCTTTAAAACTGATGCTATCAGTATCCCACACCCCTAATCCGTCTCTTTTACTAAGCACTTGTCCGTTAATGGTTACTTCTCCACTGATAACGAATGCATACACACCATTACCAGCTTTTTTGATTTTGTACTCGGTTTCAAAACCTTCATCAAAATTGCCTAACGAAAACCAGGCATCCTGATGGATCCAAACGCCGGCATCATCTGCATTTGGCGATAAGATCTGCTGAAAGTTATTGTGACGGGCAGCAACATCTAAAGTCTGTTGATCATAACGTGGCGTAACGTTTTTCTTGTTCGGAAACAACCAGATCTGCAATAAATTCAATTGCTCGCCTGCATTTGCGTTAAACTCGCTATGACTAACTCCTGTTCCGGCACTCATTACCTGGATTTCTCCATTTTTAATTACCGCAGAATTTCCCATACTATCTTTGTGTGCAATTGCACCGGCCAATGGAATGGTAATAATTTCCATGTTATCGTGTGGGTGACTACCAAAGCCCATACCACCATCAATCAAGTCATCATTTAAAACCCTTAAAACCCCGAAGTGCATCCTTTCAGGATTGTAGTAGTTTGCAAAACTGAATGAGTGATGTGCATTTAACCAGCCATGATTAGCATGACCGCGGGTGTTTTCTTTGTGCAAAATGAACTGTGACATAAATTTCCTTTCTTATTTATGATACAAAGTTAATACTGTAAGGCTTGCTGTGCATTGATGTAGGGTAAGAAGTGAGAGAGCGTTAAGCGGAGGGCGTAGAGCGTTAGGCGGAGGGCGTGGAGCATAGAGCGTTTGGCGGAGAGCGCTTGATATGGCCTAAGAACCAACTTTAGCCAATACAGCATCGCTGTTAAGTTCTCTTAACGCATCTAACGCTACCCAGTTTGCTTTTTTATTTTTCTGGGCAAGAATATTATTTGCAGTTTGGATGGCCTGCCCATGCAGAAAAGTATTACGCTTGCCAGTTTGCCTCAACGCCCAGTTGATTGCTTTTTTAACAAAATTCCGGTTATCATAAGCTTCTCTTTCAATTACCGGAAGAAAACCTAGAAAAGTTGTATCAGGTTCTTTTTTAAGGTGAACAGCTGCCTCGGCCATCAACACAAAACCGGTACGTTTTACAAATTCAGCTTCAGCCGCTGCAAATTCAAAAACCTTCGACTTAAAATAAGGCGTTTTAACGAAAAGATTTCCGCAAGCCTGATCACATATATCCCATGAACTAAAATCTTTCGTCCACGTGTTTATTTGCATTTCTGTTACTTGTTTATAATCGCCAATGAATGTGGCTAAAAGACGGGCTTCGTGAAATCCGGTTTTCCAGAGCAATAAAGATAGCTCCTGATTTTTACCGATCTGTTTCGCCAACTTCCGGATATTGGGCACGCGAATACCGAAAGCCTTTGAAATATCGATCCTAAAATGGGCCATTTTCTTCAGGTAATCGGGTTCACTGATGGATTGCAGCTCGGAAAGGATAAATTCAATGTCTTTCATGATTCGAATTTAGTTTTTCTGCTCCGCTTCACTACGGATTTATTTCAAATGATCCTGTTTATTGAATGAAACCTATTCTTTCTACTTCCGAAGTACATTTTTGTACCTCCGAGCCTATTCTTTCTAATTCCGAAGTACATCTT
Proteins encoded:
- a CDS encoding GxxExxY protein, producing the protein MKYGDLTGRIIGCAMRVHSYLGSGFQEKIYQRALGIEMGIDKLTYKEEMTMTIFYRDIKIGFRRVDFFVENEIMVELKAVSELNDAHLAQAINYLEAYKLPVGLLINFGSRSLTFKRVYNTKHPDNKS
- a CDS encoding response regulator gives rise to the protein MQTNILYIGRDTEITVVMNRLLNARPEWKGICVCTDDEAIEICQNQEIDLVLLGNGIDAACEEVLRAKLTGLKPDLKIIQHYGGGSGLLYGEIMTALSQDF
- a CDS encoding pirin family protein; the encoded protein is MSQFILHKENTRGHANHGWLNAHHSFSFANYYNPERMHFGVLRVLNDDLIDGGMGFGSHPHDNMEIITIPLAGAIAHKDSMGNSAVIKNGEIQVMSAGTGVSHSEFNANAGEQLNLLQIWLFPNKKNVTPRYDQQTLDVAARHNNFQQILSPNADDAGVWIHQDAWFSLGNFDEGFETEYKIKKAGNGVYAFVISGEVTINGQVLSKRDGLGVWDTDSISFKANTAGAEVLLMDIPMELN
- a CDS encoding DNA alkylation repair protein; amino-acid sequence: MKDIEFILSELQSISEPDYLKKMAHFRIDISKAFGIRVPNIRKLAKQIGKNQELSLLLWKTGFHEARLLATFIGDYKQVTEMQINTWTKDFSSWDICDQACGNLFVKTPYFKSKVFEFAAAEAEFVKRTGFVLMAEAAVHLKKEPDTTFLGFLPVIEREAYDNRNFVKKAINWALRQTGKRNTFLHGQAIQTANNILAQKNKKANWVALDALRELNSDAVLAKVGS